ttgaaatggaaaaataaaattttatttattcaaggtAAATTTATACACagcttttcaggaaaaaaatatctattgGGTAATAATAAGTATATGTAGATTGCTTGTTTCCAAAATGGCTAAGTTATTGATACACATACCATCCACATATGTAAAATGTACTGTACATTAAAGTTAGGGCCTATAGCCAGTAAATAGACCActgttatataagttttttttaaagttccactTATGCACATAGGCTTTGCGCAGATTTCAGGTAGTTCccgaataaaaatcaaaattggcTACCAATTGCCATTTAATGTATTTCATCacgtgaagaaaaacaaaagattggAGTCCTTTGAGAAGAATAGAAAATCAGCTAAAAAGCAAGTAGTAGTTATAACAGTTCTGCAGGTGGGGGTGGCAGGGATTCATTGAGATTTTGATCAGAGTCAGGAGGACTAGGGAACTGCTGACACTGGATCTCCTGGTTTGTCATAAAATCTCCTAGAGGCAGGGTCAAGTTAAGTGAGTCAGGGGGAGGTGGAAATGACTGTTTGAACTCAGAATCATGATCTTCACAGACTTGACTGAGGCAGTCCAGAGATGGTGGGAGATTGGTGGAATCATTTGGAAGAGGAGATACAGTTGTCACTGTGGGTCTGTCAGATTGGTTACTCTCCTGTCCTTCCAAATCAAGAAGGGGAGGAGGTGGTAGAGGCGGATCTACATCATCTGAAGAGGAAACAGCAGTGCCAATTGTTGATCCATCAGCACTATCTTCTGATGTACCATTTGCttgatcttttattttctctgttttgggAGTGTTAGAATCTTCAATGTTTTCATTTGATTCAAACAACTTAATTTCTAAGTCATCTGCTAAAAGTGTGCTTTTGCTTGGTTTCCAGGCCGTAAGTGAAACAATTGATGTGCGTTTTGGGAACACTTCATTTTCTCTGATGTTATCCAGACTTACGTCAGGGGTTTCACCATCAGCAAATGGAGACCTACCTGCCCAATTTTGATCATTTAACACTGGTTTTCGCAAGCATTTCCACAATACAATCATGATTATAGCTACCACCATAGAAGTCAGAACTAAACCAATTAATATGACCGCTATTGAATTAGAATTGGTTTTCTGTGGGCTCTTGTTTTTAGTGGTAGTTTCTAGGTTGAATCCTGGTGTACTCCTAGGTGAACTTTTGACAGTTGGTGTTGGTTGTATGGATAGATTATGAGCAGTTGGTGGTATTGATTTTCTAGAGGAGGTGTGGGTAGATGATGGTTGTTGAGTGGGAGTATAGACAGATGGTGGTGGTTGTCTGGTAGAAGAATGGGCAGATGTTGATCGTTGTCTGGCAGAGGTGAACACAGGTAGTGCTGTTCCTTGGGAGGAGGTGTTGGCcattggttttggttttctggtGACATTATAGGCAAGTGGTTGTCCAGTAGAAGTATGTGCTGCTGGTTTCCCAGAAGACACATAGACAGCTGGTGTTGGTTGTCCAGCGGCAACTTCGGCAGTTGTTATTGGTTGTCCAGAAGAAAGGTTGTTGAATTGTGTTGGCTGACCCGAAGGATTCTCTATTGTGCTTTGAGAATTAGCCGAGACATATGGCCTTGATGATCTAAGTAAAGTAGACTGTGGTTGCTTCTCTGTTGTAGTTGCTTCTGtctctgagaaaaaaatatcGTTCAGATGTccacaaaacaaaattatggtgaAATATTTGGGATCCATTTCAGAATGTTTCCTCTTTACCAgtagttttataataaaagaaagaaagaaaattagataTCATTTACTATCTGGCATAAAGTAGGTAGGTACTTGATGAGTATTTATCTTTCCTAATTTAGACTTGATACACTATAGGCTAATGTGATCAACTCTTAAATATACTCTAATTTATCATATAACATTTGGAAATCATAGGCAGTGATCTCTCTTAATTCTTTCATAAGATCTGTACTTGGCCCTGCTGCCCCTGTAGGTTTATTACATTACAGTCCTTCGTTTCACAGTCATACATCTCAAATGCCTAGGCTCTATATGCTGGTACCATGTGTGTGCATGCTACTTTTTCCTCTGTTTACTACTAGAAATACATTGATCCTGCTGCCTCGAAGGACACCATTAACCGTCTATCACCTAATCCagtggtcttttctttctctttttttcctgtcttgatCACATTTGACACTGTTGATTGCTCCTTCACTGCTATTCGAGTAGCTCTTTGTAGTCATCTTTCTTTCATGCTCATCTCACTAGCTCCTGTCTTTCTCTTGCATCCTAAATATGGTACTTGATAACTTGATATGTATTCTGTCCTCACTCTTAACTACTTTTCTTAATCCTGAATCTGTAAGGTTTCAGCTCTTACCTTTATGCTCTAACTCCCAAACCTGTATGTCCAGCCTAAATTTCCTTAATTCTTGTTCCATCTGTGTGACTTCTTGGTGGACATTTCCATGTATATATCTCACTACCAGCAAATTGAACATATTAAAAACAGTATTCATCTTCATCTCGATAGTGACTCCTGTCCTAACTTCTCTATTTTTGTTAATGGTACTACCTTTGTGAGTTTCTCATGCACAGAGTCTATGGTATTAAGTAATCTTTGCAGCTGCATCAGTGTCCAGCACAGTGTCTTTATACTAGGACCTCgtatttttaaaggattcaaTTCAACTCATAGTCCTAGGCTCAAAATCCTAAAGTGCTCTTTGAATCTGCTTTAGTAAGTAGTCTTGCTGCTGCTTTCACTTATTAATTGATAAACACCACCATTgtgtcaggccctgttctggtttaGGAGATAGcccccccccaatttttttttaagtttctattggtagaaacaataaataaataaatataataatctgATAAGTTTTCTCACAAAGGTATGCAGAAGATGCACAGAGGAACTAAGCTAGCCTGGGAGGGCTTCAGGGAAGGTTTCTCAGAGAAGTAAAACTTGAACTGAATCTTGAAAGGTCTGTAAGAATtaattaagcaaataaaatattccagCCAGGGGAACAACATAAGGGCCTAAGAAAAGAAGGCACGTCTGTAAGTTTGTGGGATGTGGCAGATGCTAAAACTTGAAGAGTTTTAAGTTCCAGTTCTACTTCTACCACCTAACTACCTATCTAACCATGAGAACTAGTCACTTAATCTCTCCTGTTCTCAAATGCCTTCTCTCTCAAGTGAGGATAGTTTTCAGCTCTGTGTGTAATATTCTTGTTTTGCACATCATTAAACATAATGGTAACCATTTGGTTATTTCTTAACATTAGGGAAAGGAACATCTCAGGGTTTTAGATCCTGGTCTATATGATTTGAAACTAtagtttttctctgatttttaggCCAATCTGAGAGAGATTTGATGGTCTGTGCAAGATACAGTAATAGGAGAAGAACAACTCCCTCAAGTTTTGCAAATAGATTTTTCAGCATATTTGAGTAGTTTTCATTGCTTACTCCTCTGCCACTCGGTACACAGTAGAAGAAAAGACGTGACTTTTTTCCTGTACAgtctctttattttctctgtaataCTTCAagcctaaattttaaaatatttctcctttaaaCCCCCTGCACACTGCTGATGAATTAGTCTTCTTACAAGCATGTATGATCAGGTTACTGTTCCCTTGCTTGAGAGTTCCCCATTGCTGTCAAGATAAAAATTCTAAACTGAATTTTCTTCCACCTGGCTTGAGTTTACCAGTCCAGATTCATATCTCATGACTGAAACTTCTCATTCCTCATCTTACATACTTCCTgaacacacactttttttttttttcttaaacaggcACTTTTCATTATGCTATTTTTCACCCTCTGAGAGTGTGTTCTTTTTTCCAAACCCAGTCTCTTCCCCCTCTGGCTGCCTAACTGAACCTGTCCTCGTCTGTCAGACCTCAGCTTAAATTCCCTTCTTAGACCAAATTCTCTGTGACTGACCACAGCCCAAAGAGCTCAGCCATTCCCTGAATCCCCGAAGTTCTTGTTATCTTTATAGTTCCTTAGATAATTCTTCATGTATGTAGCTCACTCACGcttcttttctcttaaataattgtgtttttaaaattacttctaacattttctttttattatccccaccccccaaacaagattttaaagaaccgtgaagaaggcagaaagaaacaaagaaaattcctTATCTAGAACATCCTATGTGTTGCACCATCTCAGGTGTTTTACATACTTCATTTCATTTAACCTTTAAATAACTCTGAGAAAGATGGAGTAATCCTTGATTTATAGATAAAGAGACAAATTCAAACGCTTTAAGCAATTTGCCGAATGTTATATCATTATTAGTGACAGATTGGGAATTTATACCCAGGACCATCTGATTCCAAAGCATATGCTCTATTCTACTACCCCCAAACTGcctcatgtttttatattttgattcctTTACAGCAGAGTGCTGTATATGTTAGCAGCTCAGTAAACGCTTAACCTATATTGGGCTTCTTGGTTCTTTTCCATGTCAATTTTTCACTGTTTATTAATACTTCTACCAGAATGTAAGCAGAGAAGGTGAAATCTGAGTTAGTAAATTATACTTTATATCAGCTTTGCAAAAGgtttaataaggaaaaaatttgaAACTTTTGGCATAAATATGGgaatttaaatcatctctagttGGTTATCATCCATGCAATTCCCACCTCCTATTCTTACAGATTaccccttccccccaaaaaaggcCTCATTGGAAAGTGTTATTCTTTAG
This Balaenoptera acutorostrata chromosome 20, mBalAcu1.1, whole genome shotgun sequence DNA region includes the following protein-coding sequences:
- the EVI2B gene encoding protein EVI2B, with protein sequence MDPKYFTIILFCGHLNDIFFSETEATTTEKQPQSTLLRSSRPYVSANSQSTIENPSGQPTQFNNLSSGQPITTAEVAAGQPTPAVYVSSGKPAAHTSTGQPLAYNVTRKPKPMANTSSQGTALPVFTSARQRSTSAHSSTRQPPPSVYTPTQQPSSTHTSSRKSIPPTAHNLSIQPTPTVKSSPRSTPGFNLETTTKNKSPQKTNSNSIAVILIGLVLTSMVVAIIMIVLWKCLRKPVLNDQNWAGRSPFADGETPDVSLDNIRENEVFPKRTSIVSLTAWKPSKSTLLADDLEIKLFESNENIEDSNTPKTEKIKDQANGTSEDSADGSTIGTAVSSSDDVDPPLPPPPLLDLEGQESNQSDRPTVTTVSPLPNDSTNLPPSLDCLSQVCEDHDSEFKQSFPPPPDSLNLTLPLGDFMTNQEIQCQQFPSPPDSDQNLNESLPPPPAELL